The Larimichthys crocea isolate SSNF chromosome XII, L_crocea_2.0, whole genome shotgun sequence region AGTGATGAGACAACCTGACGGAGTGCTGCAGTCTCAGATTTCTCAAACTGAAATCTGAACTTACCTGTTCTTCACAAGTCCCAGTGTTTGACCAccttccctctgtctgtcctccaggtGCCAAGAACCTGTACATCATCTCTGTGAAGGGCATCAAGGGACGTCTGAACCGTCTGCCTGCTGCAGGAGTGGGTGACATGGTCATGGCCACAGTGAAGAAAGGCAAGCCAGAGCTCAGGAAGAAGGGTGAGTGTCAGTCTGTCATGCTCGCTGCACAGCGTCATTTTCACAGGAAGTCTTAGATTTGGTAGCTTATGTATTGTATGTAGCATCTTTCTGGCTGAAATCCTAAAGTGGCATCAGTGTTTAGACATGGTACTGATGGTGGTAAGTTATGGGAAGACATTCCCCCTTCAAAAAGCACTTGCTTTGTCTGCTCAGTGGCTCGGTGAGTTGTCGTAGAAGGGAACATTGACTTCTTCACTGTGGGTGAGACGGCAGCGACACACCGTGGCTGACTGATCTCAATCAGTGATGAGACAACTTCAAGCTGCTCGACTCAAAGTCCAGAAGTCAGCGTGCTCATACGGACTTTTCTGAGTGGAAGCAGCCAGTCTGTAGTTATGGTTCAGATGCTGAAGCAGTgctttgaaaacatgtttgtgttcttgtgACTCACTCACGCCTCAGTTCAAGTGAAATAAGTGTTGCAGTGACCATGAGTGTGTTTTCTTCCCCAAGTCAAGACATCATTTaatccaggtgtgtgtgccCTCTGTCCACAGTGCATCCTGCAGTGGTGATACGGCAGCGGAAGTCGTATCGGCGAAAAGATGGTGTGTTTCTCTACTTTGAAGACAACGCAGGTGTCATAGTAAACAACAAAGGAGAAATGAAAGGTGGGTGTGTCTGGATGTTACACCAGGCCTCATGGTCCTGCTCACTGTGCAGCTGTGTCTCCACAGCTAtgtcagtgtgttaatgtattaGTATGTAATAACCTCCCAGCTCAGAATAGAGAGCAGCCCAGTGGGTATTTGTCTAAAATGAGTTTTCTTTTTGCGGTTGAGTCCTTAGTGATGATCATGAGGATTGATCAGACGGACAGCAGAGCTGCTTCAGCCCCTCTGTCATGTCTGCCAGTGAAATGGGTCAGCGCTTCGATGATGAATGTTCCCTCATATTTAAAGTTTATGCAAAGTTTAGTTTTACAGAGCCATCACTGTTTGCTTCACGAGCGGCACATTTGCATCACCGTGGTAACATGTCAGTGTCGTAGAGCTCAGTCATATTCCCCCTTCAAAAAGCACTTGCTTTGTCTGCTCGGTGGCTCGGTGAGTTGTCGTAGAAGGGAACATTGACTTCTTCACTGTGGGTGAGACGGCAGCGACACACCGTGGCTGACTGATCTCAATCAGTGATGAGACAACTTCAAGCTGCTCAGAACAACCAGGACCTGAACACAATTTAAGGGTTAATACTGCTTTATGATGGTCTATGTTATAGTATCAGTTTTGTGGCTAGACTCCAAAATCAAATATGTATTGCTTGTAACGaaggaaacactgaaatacagcTCTTAGTGCAGCAGTCTGTTCTCCTGTTTTCTCAGATTCATGCAGTGTTGGAACTTAAACTAACTTGCAACCTCGTCTGTGTTTGCAGGTTCAGCCATCACAGGCCCAGTGGCCAAAGAGTGCGCTGACCTTTGGCCCAGGATCGCCTCAAATGCTGGCAGCATAGCCTGAGCTGGACCTgcacctctgtttgttttcaataaaaaacTGTTGGTAAATCAAGCCTCAcgtctgtcagctgttttcatttcacttcacgGAGAGCTGTGAGCTGTAACCTGTACTAACCCAGAGTCTTCTCAGACAAATAGGGACACCACCAGTGTTTTCCATTAACCACCATTGTCTAGTTTGTCTCGGTTTCATAAAGAAATGAAGTTATACTACAGGTAGAATTTAAGCTGAGAAATAAACCTGTCAATTCAGTGTActatcattttaatattaaatgtgttaatAGTTGAATAATGCTACCTCATAGAATCAAGGCTTCAATAGATCTGTGATCACTGAGCTGCCAGTGATCAGAGCACCTTTTAATATGAACAAAGTATTCAGCCAAGCCATggtatacatattttatatttgaaaatgtatgaaaggAAATCTGTGGGACTTCTTTGCGGTGTCATAACTACCCAtgctttttatgtgttttgaagAAGGAAGTCTGATGTGAATCAACCATGGTACCCTACTTCTATTGATATGCATTGCTAATATGTACTCTGATTCCAGTCCTTGTGTCAGATGTGTACATGATAATTTTCAAATATGTAGATTACGACGTTAGTACcctgtttgatttattaataCACAGAGCTCTAAATGCCCCTTAGAGCTTTGTTGCATCCTGTTCATGCACTTCCTCTGATCTACCATTAGATGGCGCACAGAAACCTACCAAAACTGGGGTGTATACAGACGGTAATAATTTGTAAAAGCTTTATTTCACAAGCTTCAGCTTACATACACAATCTATATTAACATCTGTACAGTTCTTACACTAACAGGAGCTTCTTACACATGAGATGCACAACAGCACGGTACACATTAAAGAGGGAGGACATTCAGTACCATTAATTCTAATCTGTAGTGAGTTTGAGCCTGATTTCAGACTGGCGCTCTTTCCTAAGCAGCAATACACAGGACGTCTCCAACATGACATGAACTCTTGAACACCAACAAACGGAGCGGAAAATACACAGTTCTGGCAATCAGCACTTTGATTTTTGAATTGTAAGGAGAACTTGTCACAAACAGACCAGCAAGAAAATGCCTGACAGGATGAGTACAGTATAGAGGGACGATAAATGCTTACTGGCATGTATTCTAATATTCTACACCATCTGTAAGTCCAATTAGTGTGTGAATCATCTGTATTTCTGCTTACACAGTcattacacactgtgtgtgtgtgtgtgtgttggtctacTTGGACATCTCCAGGCTTTGCTCTGCCCCACAGATGGAAACCAGCAGGTCAGTGAAGAGAAACCAGGCTGCCACCTGCCCAACACTTTCCCTCCTCTGTCGTCACTCACTGTACTCAGATTCATCTCACACACTGGCACGCCCTGACTCCATCCATATTCCCCTGTAGAATGATGGGAGGTTTTTATGGAGTAAAGGAGTGTCAAGAGTGCAGGGAGAGACAAACTGAGgaataaatacatacagtggTTTTCTTAACAGCAGTGAGTGAATATTTGTCCGTACAAAGGTGGCCTTGTtgctttttgaaatgtttggcaATGATAAAAATTGCCTCTCTCAAATTCTCAACCGATGTTTGTAAGTGTGTGGCGATAACTATGGAGGGATTGTAGAACTGGATACCTGACCCAAAGATGACCTATTCTATCCAGTGAGAATTCTCATAGTCATACTCCAAAAAATGATTTCTAGCTCTAGTTCAGAAGTATTTCAACCACGTGTCTCACCTGCACGCAAGTCGATCAACCAATCTCAGAACAAGTTGGCTATCATGTTCTTGGGACAACTGCCAATGTTTCAGTGCTTTCAGCATAGCCAGCAGATATCTGAAAAGAAAGGGTAACAGATACTGTAtgtcctctgcagtctgaactTGATATGCGAGAATgacaaaagacacatttctgcttgaCAGATATCtatatatgaatgcagataacttcttaaaaaataactaataaaaagctaaatgacCAGAAGATAGCCGATGGGTTCCGAGATTGCATTTTAGCCATTTTAGTTTCTCCACATGAAGTGTTGTAGCCAAAGCACACTCAAATATGATTGGTCATTACCACtctacaaatggaaaccaggaCACTGCTaccaaaatcttggtcccttaCCTACAATGTGCTGGACAGCAGACAGATGTAGCAATAGTAACTATTGGGAGAGGGGCCTAGCAGATAACTGACTAAGTATTTCAGTACTAGTTCATTTTGCCACTTCCTTCTTCACCCTCAAAACCAACCACCGTGCAGATTATCCTCCATTCTTTGAGGCAGAGCTGTTCAGAAATAA contains the following coding sequences:
- the rpl23 gene encoding large ribosomal subunit protein uL14 — its product is MSKRGRGGSSGAKFRISLGLPVGAVINCADNTGAKNLYIISVKGIKGRLNRLPAAGVGDMVMATVKKGKPELRKKVHPAVVIRQRKSYRRKDGVFLYFEDNAGVIVNNKGEMKGSAITGPVAKECADLWPRIASNAGSIA